The segment TGGTCAACTCGTCATTGACGATTTTTACAAAGACCTGGCCGGGATGCAGAGACTTCAGAACCTCGGCGCCGATTGCGGCCTGGCGGACATCCCTGCAGAACTGCTTTGCGATGTGATAATTGACATCGGCTTCGAGAAGCGCTTTACGGACATCGTTCATAGCGTCCGAAATATTCGCTTCGGTTATCCTGCCGCGGTTGGTTATCGTGCGGAAAACATTATTTAATTTTTCTGTCAGTGAATCAAACATCTATTAAAATTCCAAGTTCCAAATTGGCTATATAAGTAAGCGGCTGATTCTATAGAAAAATATCCATTTTTGCAAGCCCCCACACCTATTTAGGCTATTATTAGGCATTTTTAAAACCGGCCGGAACTATTTTGACTGTTTTAGTGTCTTGTTATCATAACATAAATAGGTGCTGGGGCGAGTTATTTCGCTTAAAGTGCGGATTAAATTGAAGTTGTGTTAATTTTTAATGGCATTATAGAGAAAAAACATAAAAAATTACAAGAAAACAAGAGGTATAATATCCCAAATAAGTAAATTTTTTCGTTTTTTTCGTTTTTTCTTGATAATTATGAATAATGTGATATAATACCTTAGTTATTTTAGCGATACTGTGTACCGTGAGAAGAAGAAATAAGTTTTAAGGAGGAAGTTCTATGAAGAAAAATTTATTTGCAGCGTTCCTCATCTTGGCAGCAAGCAACTTTGCATTTGCCGGTTTTGTAGAAGATACATTTCTATGTACATTCCCGGATGACCCCGATGAGCTTATCCATACCTGGACTTTTGACTACGGAACTTATGATTTAAATCTTGCCGAGCATCTTACTGTATTGGGCAATGACCAGGTAGTTATGAGCGGTGAAACAGATGAAGACCCGATATATCGCACAATCAAGTGTGTTACCAATGGGAGCGGTGTTGCGTGGACGTCTTACGAATTGACTCTTTCGGCGACAGGCCCAACTTTTACCGGTACCCCTTCAGCTGATTTATTCAGCAGCGCTGTTATAAGCGACGGCGGGTTGAAAATTACTTTTTCGGGCGGCGTAGTAAATCCAGACGATGAAGTACTGCTTAACTTCAGGATTCTTGTTCCCACGACAGGCGCTTTCAGCGTTTGCCTGACACAGACTCCAATACCAGAGCCTGCCACAATGGCACTGCTCGGTCTCGGCGCATTAGCCCTGATAAGAAAAAAATAAAGGAAGAAGATTTAAAAAATCGGTGAAACGGAAAGGGTCCAGCAAAAGCTGAACCCTTTTTTGTTGCGCTGATTTTCTCATCAATTAAATAGCATCGAGCGAATCTCTGATTTTCTCGTAGAACTCGGCGTATTTGTCTTTATCTTTAGTCTTGCGAAAACTGATAGCCGATTCCGGATGCCTGTTAAGTATGCCGGTAACCATAAACGGAATTAAATATCCCCATTCAAGCTCGGTGCGCATCGGAACCATATAATCCTCTATGATTTTCAAAATCGGCGTCAGGGTGAACTTTGGATTTTTCAAAAATCCCATAATAAGTTCGAGGGCACAATTGCCTGCGCCTCTGCCGATACCGTACAGCGATGCGTCAACATAATTGGCGTTGTGAATAATCGCTTCAATCGTATTTGCAAACGCAAGCTGCTGATTGTTATGACAATGAATGCCGATTTCCTTGCCGGCCGGCAGGTGCTGACGGTAGAGCTTAACCATATATTCGATTTGCTCGCAGTAGAAATATCCGAAGCTGTCAACGACATAGACGACCTGCACAGGAGTTTCAGCGAGCTGGTCAATCGCCTCAATAAGGTCTTTTTCGATTTCCGCAGAGACGGCCATTATATTTACCGTGGTTTCATAACCCAAATCGTGGGCGATTTTTAGCATGGCAATAGCCTTGTCGATGTCCTTGACATAAGTCGCTACACGAATCATATCGACAGGACTCTGGTCAACAGGCTTGAACTGCTGCTCCTTGACGCGGTGAGCATCGACCATAATGGAAATTTTCGTATTTGATTCGATGCCCTCGATGATTCTGCTGATTTTATCATCGTCGCAGTACTTCCATGGGCCGTAACTGGCCTCTGGCGAAAGCGTCCTGCTGGAACGATAACCCATCTCCATATAGTCGATTCCCGCTTCCGAAAGCGCCTTATATGTTGCGCGGACAAATTCATCTGTGAAATAATGATTATTAATCAAACCGCCATCCCTGATGGTACAGTCGAGAACCTTAATCTTTTCTCTGAACATTTTTTTACCTTTCTAAAATTAGTACTGAACCCCCAACATAAAGTTGGGGGCTTTCGGATTATTTATATTCGTTTCAATAAAATATTAATCGTTTCCTCAACGATTTTACGTTCTACCTGATGAGCGTATTGGCCGTTTCTGCAAAGTACTGTTCCTGTTTTCTCGAGGAGTACGAAGCGAGGCCATTTCTGTACGGCTTTTTTATCTTTGCTGATTATATTAAGAATTTTCCGTTTGGTAATATTTTTCGGTATTTTTAAATTTATGTTCAGTCTTTCAAATAGCTGGATGAGAGTTTCAAGTCTGTCCCCGCCGCCGAGGCCGAGCATCTGCTCGATAATATTTGCGGCGATAATTCCAATCGCGACAGCCTGACCGTGCAGAACTTTATAATTGCTCGCAGATTCGACGGCGTGGCCGATTGTATGGCCGTAATTCAAAATCCTTCTTCTGTTTTTTTCGTAAGGGTCCTGCTCGACGACATCGGCTTTTATGCGGCAGTTTTTGACGGCGATATATTCAAGGGGTTTATGTTTTCTCGCAATAATAGCGCTGAGATTTTTTTGCAGATAAGCGAAATAATCTTTATCGGCTATGAGAGCGTGTTTGATGGATTCCACGAGGCCGGTATTAAATTGCTTTTTGTCGAGAGTTTTTAATGTGCCGACATCGATGAAAACGGCAACGGGATTTTTAAATACGCCGAAGGCGTTTTTGCTGACGGATGAATCGACGCCTGTCTTTCCGCCGATGGAGGAATCGGCCTGCGCAACTGTGGTTGTGGGTATCTGAATTACGGGCACACCGCGCTTATAGATGGCCGCGACAAAGCCGGCGATGTCGCCGACTGTTCCGCCGCCAAGTGCGATTACGGCACAATCCCTGCCGAGCGATTTTTTTTCCATCGTTTCAATGATTTTCGTAACGGTGTTTATATGTTTCGATTTTTCGCCGGCGGGAGAAATTATAAATCGCGGCAGATTTTGTTTGCCGAGCAAAGTTTTAAGATGTTTTGTTTTCGCGATGTTAGCATCTGTAATCAAAAACAGTTCTTTGCCGGGCAAACGTTTTTTAATTTTCGAAAGGACAGTTGACAGGAATTCATTGCCGACAGCTATCGTGTAGCTGGTTTTAGGACAAGACGGGATTTTAACTTCAATTTTCCGCATATTTGTTTTGTCGAAACTAAAGACCGATTTCTACCGAGATATTATAATTTTCGATTTTTTTTCTGCCGTTAAGTTCTTTCAGTTCAATCAGAAAAGCGATGCCTTCAACTTTTCCGCCGATTTTTTCGATGAGTTTACAGGCGGCGGCCATAGTTCCACCGGTCGCGAGCAAGTCGTCGACCATCAGAATATTCGAGCCTTTTTTTACCGCATCGATGTGAACCTCAAGCGTATCTGTGCCGTATTCGAGGTCGTAAGTAACAGATTCTGTTTTATAAGGGAGTTTTCCTTTTTTGCGGATAGGCACAAAGCCGGCTCCGAGACTGGCGGCAACGGCTGCGCCGAAAATAAAACCTCTGGCCTCAACGGCAGCGACATAATCTATTTTTTTGTTTCTGTATTTGTCCGAGATGGCTTTGACGGCTTCGGCAAAAGCGTCCTTGTCCGCTAAAAGCGTGGTGATATCGAAAAAGAGGATGCCCTTTTTGGGCCAATCGGGGATAGACCTAATATGTTTTTCAAGATTCACTTTTCGCCTCAAGAAATACCGTTTAATCGCCAGTCATTATTTCGTTGAGGGCATTAAGAGCTTCCTGCTGAATTTGCCTTACCCTCTCACGAGTAAGGTTAAGTTTAGCACCTATCTGCTTTAAAGTCAACGGTTCTCTGCCTTCTATGCCGAAGCGAAGTTTGAGCACCTCAGCCTGTCTGGTGTCCAGTTTATCGAGCATTTTGACAATCTTTTTGAGTTCTTCGGAATTCGCAAGGTCGTCTTCCGGCAGATGATTCGAAACTTTCGGCATTGATTCGTGGAAAGCCTGATTCGTCTGGTCGGATTCGGCATCCAGTGAGGTATTAACGGAATCGGCAATTTCCTTTATGGCAATTATTTTTTTGACTGGCAGTTTCATTTCTTCAGCTATTTGCGAGACTGTCGGCGCATCAGCGAGTTTTGTGTGTAAGTCCGTGACAGCGTGTTTATACTGACTAACCAGTTCAACCATATATGTGGGCACAGATATCGGGCCGCAGTCGAGCAGAAGCGCACGTTTGATGGTTTGCTTAATCCACCACGCCGCGTAAGTGCTGAACCGTACGCCAATAGAGGGGTCAAATGTATCGACCGCGCGAATGAGTCCGAGGTTGCCTTCCTCTATAAGGTCGCCAAGGGACATTCTGCCCGTGGCAAATCTTTTTGCGATACTGACCACCAGGCGCAGATTGCTCCTGACCAGATGGTCCCGCGCTTCAGGGTCGTCATCTTCAATTACTCTTTCCGCCAGTTCACATTCCTGTTCCCAGGTAAGCAGCGGCGATTCATCAATTTCAGACAGATAATCTTTTATTGTCGTATCAAAAACAGTCATTTGCTAACTCCTTTTATGGGACCTTGGCTGTAGTTATCTTTACTAAAGCTAATATCGTCTAAAAGCCAGTGCCTGTTAACCCCCACACCAATTTACATTGTGGCGACAAAGCCTAACAAAACACCAAAAACCACCTTTGCTGGTCTGTAAATATCCAACCATAGTAGAAATTGGTGTGGGTATTAATGAACAAAAAAGGCCGTCCTGATAAATCTGGACGGCCTTTTGAAGCTTTTATATATCTGTTTTTTTACTCTGTTTTTTCAGCTTCGTCTTTGGGCTCTTCTGCCGGCTCGTCTGCCTGTGGTTCTTCGAACTGAGGAATCATAAGCCCGTCACCTTCAAGGCCGCCTCTTCTTGTCTGCCCTGACGGCTGCGATTGAGTTGGAGTTTGAGTTTTCTCAACCGATTGCTTCTGGTCCTCTTCGGCCCATTTAACTCTCCGCATTGAAAGCCCGATTTTCCTTGAGTCGCTGTCAACTCTGAGGATTTTCACTTCGACTTCCTGCTGCGGTTTTAATACATCCTGCGGATTGTCAATCTTGTGGTCGGCTATTTCCGATATATGCAGGAGTCCTTCGAGGTCGGACTCGAGTTCCACAAAGACGCCGAAATTGGTTATCTTTGTTACAACACCCTTTACAATCTGGCCCGGCAGATATTTTTCCGGGATTGCGTGGAGCCACGGGTCCTCTGTAAGCTGTTTTACGCCGAGAGATATTCTTTGTTTTTCCTCATCGACTTCCATAACAACGCACTTGACCTGCTCGTCTTTCTGCAGTGCTTCGCCCGGATGATTATATTTTTTCGTCCAGCTTATATCGGAGATGTGAATCAGTCCGTCGATGCCCGGCTCGATTTCAACAAAAGCGCCATAGTTCGTCAGGCTTGTGACCTTGACAGTAACAATAGTGCCCGGCGGATATTTCTGCGAGGCAACGGCCCATGGATTATTTTCGAGCTGTTTAACGCCGAGAGAAATTTCCTGTTTGTCCTTGTTGATTTCGAGAATAACGACCTCAATCTGGTCGCTGAGCTTGTAAAGGTCGCCTGGATGATTGATTTTTTTCGTCCAGCTCATTTCGCTGATGTGCACAAGGCCTTCAACGCCTTCTTCGAGCCTGACAAAAATGCCGTAGTTCATTACATTAACAACGGTGCCTTTTACTCTTGCGCCGATCGGATAACGTGTGTCTATGTTTTCCCACGGACTTGCCGATTTCTGTTTAAGGCCCAAAGAGACTTTCTCGTTTTCCTTGTCAACGCCGATAACCACACATTCGATTTCCTGGTCAAGGTTGACGACTTCCGACGGATGCGATACCCTGCCCCAGCTTAAATCCGAGATATGCAAAAGGCCGTCGATTCCGCCGAGGTCGACAA is part of the Phycisphaerae bacterium genome and harbors:
- a CDS encoding aldolase catalytic domain-containing protein, which encodes MFREKIKVLDCTIRDGGLINNHYFTDEFVRATYKALSEAGIDYMEMGYRSSRTLSPEASYGPWKYCDDDKISRIIEGIESNTKISIMVDAHRVKEQQFKPVDQSPVDMIRVATYVKDIDKAIAMLKIAHDLGYETTVNIMAVSAEIEKDLIEAIDQLAETPVQVVYVVDSFGYFYCEQIEYMVKLYRQHLPAGKEIGIHCHNNQQLAFANTIEAIIHNANYVDASLYGIGRGAGNCALELIMGFLKNPKFTLTPILKIIEDYMVPMRTELEWGYLIPFMVTGILNRHPESAISFRKTKDKDKYAEFYEKIRDSLDAI
- a CDS encoding PEP-CTERM sorting domain-containing protein encodes the protein MKKNLFAAFLILAASNFAFAGFVEDTFLCTFPDDPDELIHTWTFDYGTYDLNLAEHLTVLGNDQVVMSGETDEDPIYRTIKCVTNGSGVAWTSYELTLSATGPTFTGTPSADLFSSAVISDGGLKITFSGGVVNPDDEVLLNFRILVPTTGAFSVCLTQTPIPEPATMALLGLGALALIRKK
- the aroB gene encoding 3-dehydroquinate synthase, with translation MRKIEVKIPSCPKTSYTIAVGNEFLSTVLSKIKKRLPGKELFLITDANIAKTKHLKTLLGKQNLPRFIISPAGEKSKHINTVTKIIETMEKKSLGRDCAVIALGGGTVGDIAGFVAAIYKRGVPVIQIPTTTVAQADSSIGGKTGVDSSVSKNAFGVFKNPVAVFIDVGTLKTLDKKQFNTGLVESIKHALIADKDYFAYLQKNLSAIIARKHKPLEYIAVKNCRIKADVVEQDPYEKNRRRILNYGHTIGHAVESASNYKVLHGQAVAIGIIAANIIEQMLGLGGGDRLETLIQLFERLNINLKIPKNITKRKILNIISKDKKAVQKWPRFVLLEKTGTVLCRNGQYAHQVERKIVEETINILLKRI
- a CDS encoding 30S ribosomal protein S1, whose protein sequence is MVDRNIVRKLGFTPEELDSKVNELFSADENALLAEALQKKVDALTPGTILKGRILQQIGNDVILEIGLKSEGVVDVSEFDDPDEIQSGREIEVLLEEVDSGGLIILSKRKADRIKGWEKIITTKKEGDIVTGRVIRRIKGGLLVDIGVPVFLPASQVDIRKPGDISRFIGQEVTCEVLKIDTESKNIVISRRRVIEQQRSAGKEKLLAEIEVGQRRKGIVKNIADFGVFVDLGGIDGLLHISDLSWGRVSHPSEVVNLDQEIECVVIGVDKENEKVSLGLKQKSASPWENIDTRYPIGARVKGTVVNVMNYGIFVRLEEGVEGLVHISEMSWTKKINHPGDLYKLSDQIEVVILEINKDKQEISLGVKQLENNPWAVASQKYPPGTIVTVKVTSLTNYGAFVEIEPGIDGLIHISDISWTKKYNHPGEALQKDEQVKCVVMEVDEEKQRISLGVKQLTEDPWLHAIPEKYLPGQIVKGVVTKITNFGVFVELESDLEGLLHISEIADHKIDNPQDVLKPQQEVEVKILRVDSDSRKIGLSMRRVKWAEEDQKQSVEKTQTPTQSQPSGQTRRGGLEGDGLMIPQFEEPQADEPAEEPKDEAEKTE
- a CDS encoding sigma-70 family RNA polymerase sigma factor; protein product: MTVFDTTIKDYLSEIDESPLLTWEQECELAERVIEDDDPEARDHLVRSNLRLVVSIAKRFATGRMSLGDLIEEGNLGLIRAVDTFDPSIGVRFSTYAAWWIKQTIKRALLLDCGPISVPTYMVELVSQYKHAVTDLHTKLADAPTVSQIAEEMKLPVKKIIAIKEIADSVNTSLDAESDQTNQAFHESMPKVSNHLPEDDLANSEELKKIVKMLDKLDTRQAEVLKLRFGIEGREPLTLKQIGAKLNLTRERVRQIQQEALNALNEIMTGD
- a CDS encoding adenine phosphoribosyltransferase; this encodes MNLEKHIRSIPDWPKKGILFFDITTLLADKDAFAEAVKAISDKYRNKKIDYVAAVEARGFIFGAAVAASLGAGFVPIRKKGKLPYKTESVTYDLEYGTDTLEVHIDAVKKGSNILMVDDLLATGGTMAAACKLIEKIGGKVEGIAFLIELKELNGRKKIENYNISVEIGL